One genomic region from Melioribacteraceae bacterium encodes:
- a CDS encoding cold-shock protein: MAERKQGSVKWFNSTKGFGFISQEGGDDVFVHYQSIIGEGYKSLNENDKVEFTVNQGPKGLQAAEVKVIR, translated from the coding sequence ATGGCAGAGCGCAAACAAGGATCAGTAAAATGGTTCAACAGTACAAAAGGTTTTGGTTTCATTTCTCAGGAAGGCGGAGATGATGTATTCGTACATTATCAGTCAATCATTGGCGAAGGTTACAAATCCTTAAACGAAAATGATAAAGTTGAATTCACTGTTAACCAGGGTCCTAAAGGGCTTCAGGCAGCTGAAGTAAAAGTAATTCGCTAA
- a CDS encoding SPFH domain-containing protein: protein METITEKTGKKLNGFLMLFVVIAGFIFEAYLLVQGIKTEEAWILWIFIPLLFILFIFFGGFTIIQPNDSRVLILFGKYIGTIRDSGFYWVNPFTEKKKVSLRIHNFNSEKIKVNDLHGNPIEIAAVIVWRVVDSARAMFDVQNYEEFVAIQSETAVRGLASDYAYDASEDEKHSLRGNTQEISEELKKQVQTRLQIAGVEIIESRISHLAYAPEIAQAMLRRQQAQAVVAARTKIVEGAVGMVEMALKALSEQRIVVLDEDKKATMVNNLLVALVSETQAQPVINTGTLYQ from the coding sequence ATGGAAACAATTACAGAAAAAACAGGAAAAAAACTGAACGGTTTCTTAATGCTTTTTGTAGTAATCGCGGGATTCATCTTTGAAGCTTACCTGCTCGTCCAGGGAATTAAAACCGAGGAGGCCTGGATCCTATGGATTTTCATACCGCTTCTTTTCATACTCTTCATTTTTTTCGGCGGATTTACAATAATTCAGCCGAACGACTCGCGTGTACTTATCCTTTTCGGAAAGTATATTGGAACAATCCGGGATTCCGGATTCTACTGGGTCAATCCGTTTACAGAAAAGAAAAAAGTGTCTCTCCGGATTCACAATTTTAACAGCGAAAAAATTAAAGTGAACGACCTTCACGGAAATCCGATAGAGATAGCCGCGGTAATTGTCTGGCGCGTTGTAGATTCTGCGCGTGCGATGTTCGATGTTCAGAACTACGAAGAGTTCGTCGCAATCCAGAGCGAGACCGCGGTAAGAGGACTCGCTTCCGATTACGCATACGATGCCTCCGAAGATGAAAAACATTCTTTAAGGGGAAACACCCAGGAGATCTCCGAGGAATTGAAGAAGCAGGTTCAAACCCGTCTTCAGATTGCAGGAGTTGAAATTATTGAATCGAGAATAAGTCACCTTGCATACGCGCCGGAAATTGCGCAGGCAATGTTAAGGCGTCAGCAGGCGCAGGCCGTTGTAGCCGCAAGAACTAAAATTGTTGAGGGCGCCGTAGGAATGGTCGAAATGGCGTTGAAAGCTTTAAGTGAACAGCGTATAGTTGTTCTTGACGAAGATAAGAAAGCAACTATGGTGAATAATTTATTGGTTGCGCTGGTTTCGGAAACTCAAGCACAGCCGGTTATTAATACCGGAACTCTTTATCAATAA
- a CDS encoding alpha/beta hydrolase → MKKISLLILLIVFAGSITAQQTEKQFSSLWEGNLKIGGVSLRLVLKVSAGDDGKLNAYLDSPDQNVENIPVSSITINEDSLKFEVTAIMGKYTGRLEKDSIVAVGVWNQGPMSLPLNLKKVEALTEVKRPQTPQKPFPYNEEEVVFENKSAGIKLAGTFTYPETAGPFPAVVLVTGSGAQDRDETIFKHKPFMVIADHLSRNGIAVLRFDDRGFGKSTGNFLVATSADFATDALAAVEYLKTRKEIDPLKIGIAGHSEGGMIAPMASSSSDDVAFIILLAGPGMKGSDLLALQTELILRANGVAEKEIETSVADNRAAYNIVAEQSDSALAYKELEKLFDDRMAALPEEERNKPENSRSNFEQTARTLLSPWFRFFLRFDPKEYLESVQIPVLALNGEKDLQVPPKENLGGIEEAFKNGGNKNYKLVELPGLNHLFQKAVTGSPNEYGTIEETFSTEALEIISVWIKETTK, encoded by the coding sequence ATGAAAAAGATTTCATTGTTAATTCTTTTAATTGTTTTTGCAGGATCAATCACCGCTCAGCAGACTGAAAAACAGTTTAGCAGTTTGTGGGAGGGGAATTTAAAAATCGGGGGTGTTTCTCTCCGACTTGTATTGAAAGTTTCCGCCGGTGATGACGGAAAATTAAATGCCTATTTAGACAGCCCGGATCAGAATGTAGAGAACATTCCTGTCAGTTCGATAACAATAAATGAGGACAGTCTTAAATTCGAGGTCACTGCGATAATGGGAAAATACACGGGAAGATTAGAGAAAGACAGTATCGTTGCTGTCGGCGTATGGAACCAGGGGCCTATGTCGCTTCCGTTGAATCTCAAAAAGGTTGAAGCGCTCACAGAGGTAAAGCGGCCGCAGACTCCTCAGAAACCGTTCCCGTATAATGAGGAAGAAGTTGTATTCGAAAACAAATCTGCCGGCATTAAGCTGGCCGGAACATTTACTTATCCGGAAACGGCGGGGCCTTTTCCCGCAGTTGTTCTTGTAACCGGATCCGGGGCTCAGGACAGGGACGAAACAATTTTTAAGCACAAGCCCTTTATGGTAATTGCAGATCATCTTTCGAGAAACGGCATTGCAGTATTGCGCTTCGACGACCGGGGATTCGGTAAATCAACAGGAAATTTTTTGGTGGCTACATCTGCGGATTTCGCAACGGATGCTCTCGCGGCTGTTGAGTATCTTAAAACAAGAAAAGAGATCGATCCTTTAAAAATCGGGATTGCCGGACACAGCGAGGGAGGAATGATCGCGCCGATGGCGTCTTCGTCTTCCGATGATGTCGCGTTCATAATTCTTCTTGCCGGACCCGGTATGAAAGGGAGCGATCTTCTGGCTCTTCAGACCGAATTAATTTTGCGAGCAAACGGTGTCGCTGAGAAAGAGATAGAAACCTCTGTGGCAGACAACAGAGCCGCGTATAATATTGTGGCCGAACAGTCCGATAGCGCGCTTGCTTATAAGGAGCTGGAAAAATTGTTTGATGACAGGATGGCAGCTCTGCCCGAAGAAGAAAGAAACAAACCGGAGAACAGCCGCTCCAATTTTGAGCAGACTGCTCGGACTCTTTTAAGTCCCTGGTTCCGGTTTTTCCTCCGGTTCGATCCGAAAGAATATCTTGAGAGCGTACAGATTCCTGTGCTTGCGTTGAACGGCGAGAAAGATCTTCAGGTTCCACCGAAAGAAAATCTCGGCGGAATAGAGGAGGCGTTTAAAAACGGCGGGAATAAAAATTACAAGCTCGTTGAATTACCCGGGCTTAACCATCTCTTTCAAAAAGCAGTTACCGGGTCACCAAACGAATACGGAACTATTGAAGAAACATTTTCAACGGAAGCTCTCGAAATAATCTCCGTCTGGATAAAAGAAACAACAAAATAA
- a CDS encoding copper chaperone PCu(A)C encodes MKSRILLFLFAVPLLAQNAGKNKSDLVINDAWIRVAASGSNTALFFEVVNNSDKSDTLLSAESNLSEVVEVHETFKRENDMMGMRKVKFVVVPPKSSVKFKPRDLHVMLIKLKKDLKTGDKGEATLIFKNSGRIKVEAVVRDMQMMMNK; translated from the coding sequence ATGAAGAGCAGAATTTTGTTGTTTTTATTTGCCGTGCCTCTCCTGGCCCAGAACGCCGGGAAAAATAAATCTGATCTGGTTATTAATGATGCGTGGATACGTGTAGCCGCTTCCGGCTCGAACACCGCGCTCTTCTTCGAAGTAGTAAATAATTCGGACAAATCAGATACGCTCTTGAGCGCGGAGTCCAACCTCTCCGAAGTTGTTGAGGTTCATGAAACTTTCAAAAGAGAAAACGATATGATGGGTATGCGGAAAGTTAAGTTTGTTGTTGTTCCGCCGAAGAGCAGCGTTAAATTCAAGCCCCGGGATCTCCATGTGATGCTTATTAAGCTGAAGAAGGATCTAAAAACGGGCGACAAGGGCGAGGCAACTTTAATATTTAAAAACTCCGGCAGAATAAAGGTTGAAGCCGTAGTCCGGGATATGCAGATGATGATGAATAAATAA
- a CDS encoding SCO family protein, producing the protein MKKEFFFSWALLLTLITSCAKNFEVIEDLGNSSYNLIDQEGSERNFPAFVKNKIVVAGYIFTNCPDICPLTTNNMRLIQERLNKDEVEGVQFVSVSFDPDNDTPEVLKNFARIRNLDLSNWTFLTGAKPDIDKLMKQVGVLAVPGDSTVFPSGKVSYYYIHTDRIQLIDGEGKIRKNYTGSAISVDEIVDDIKSIAN; encoded by the coding sequence ATGAAAAAAGAATTCTTCTTTTCGTGGGCTCTTCTCCTCACGTTAATCACTTCGTGCGCTAAAAATTTCGAGGTAATTGAAGACCTCGGAAACTCTAGTTATAATTTGATTGATCAGGAAGGAAGCGAAAGAAACTTTCCCGCATTTGTCAAAAATAAAATTGTTGTTGCGGGTTATATTTTTACCAACTGCCCGGATATTTGTCCGCTTACCACCAACAATATGCGGCTAATTCAGGAACGATTGAATAAGGATGAAGTTGAAGGCGTTCAGTTTGTTTCCGTCAGTTTCGATCCCGATAACGATACCCCCGAGGTACTCAAAAATTTTGCACGTATCCGGAATCTCGATTTGAGCAATTGGACGTTTCTAACAGGAGCTAAACCGGATATCGATAAGCTTATGAAGCAGGTTGGGGTCCTGGCCGTGCCGGGTGATTCAACAGTCTTTCCGTCCGGCAAGGTTTCGTATTATTATATTCATACAGACCGCATACAGCTGATCGACGGTGAAGGGAAAATCAGAAAAAATTATACCGGCAGCGCCATCAGTGTTGATGAAATAGTTGACGACATAAAATCGATTGCTAATTAA
- a CDS encoding T9SS type A sorting domain-containing protein, whose product MKKYRILLICLFISFNLAAQNSIRVMTWNIHDYTPYNPTPTDPGRVDFNNPGLKAVIDEMKPDVLVCQEVRDQASVDQLLKYVLEYKYIAAEFIPSTQMNSVLFYKESIFTSLGNIVHQAETRPINEFPLIYEPTGDTLIIFSVHLKANDINSANNNFDNKQKRASQVQVFRNRTANLPANKNFVILGDFNTLNGSETAFQMLIDQSSKGYVLDPQNSVGEWERNPAYAHTHTMYANNLNVRFDMILISQSLRDPGGVDYGYVPYPIVANDGQHYGKAVNAPPTNLLGQSLADAAVSASDHLPVFADILFGVPSTVDESGIPVQFDLRQNYPNPFNPSTTIHYRIESPGHVTLKVYDFIGREVATLVDQFQLPGIYNSNFSSGDLGLTSGIYFYRIVCGNFSSTKKMILIK is encoded by the coding sequence TTGAAAAAATACCGGATTTTATTGATCTGTTTATTCATCTCTTTTAATCTCGCCGCGCAGAACAGTATTAGAGTTATGACCTGGAATATTCATGACTACACACCCTACAATCCTACTCCGACAGATCCGGGGAGAGTTGATTTTAACAATCCCGGTTTGAAAGCAGTCATAGACGAAATGAAGCCCGATGTACTTGTCTGTCAGGAAGTACGCGATCAGGCATCGGTTGATCAGCTCCTTAAATATGTTCTCGAATACAAATACATTGCCGCAGAATTTATTCCATCAACACAGATGAACAGCGTTCTATTCTACAAAGAATCAATCTTTACATCTCTTGGAAATATTGTTCACCAGGCCGAGACGCGCCCGATAAACGAATTCCCGCTGATCTACGAACCAACGGGTGATACACTTATAATTTTTTCGGTGCATCTTAAAGCTAACGATATTAATTCAGCAAATAATAACTTTGATAATAAACAGAAGCGTGCATCACAAGTTCAGGTGTTCAGGAACAGAACGGCTAATCTCCCGGCAAATAAAAATTTTGTGATACTTGGTGATTTCAATACTCTTAACGGTTCAGAAACTGCCTTTCAGATGCTTATTGATCAAAGCAGCAAGGGATATGTGCTCGACCCCCAGAATTCGGTCGGCGAGTGGGAACGTAATCCGGCTTATGCACATACACACACAATGTACGCGAACAATCTAAACGTACGTTTCGATATGATACTTATCTCGCAATCATTGCGGGATCCCGGAGGTGTTGATTACGGCTATGTACCGTATCCGATAGTTGCAAACGACGGGCAGCATTATGGCAAAGCGGTTAATGCCCCGCCAACAAATCTGTTAGGGCAGAGCCTGGCCGATGCAGCAGTCTCTGCATCCGATCATCTTCCGGTATTTGCAGATATTCTCTTCGGAGTTCCTTCGACTGTAGACGAATCCGGCATCCCGGTTCAATTCGATCTGAGGCAGAATTATCCGAATCCTTTTAATCCCTCAACAACAATTCATTATAGAATAGAATCCCCGGGCCATGTAACGTTAAAAGTATATGACTTTATCGGCAGGGAGGTTGCAACTCTGGTAGATCAATTTCAATTACCGGGAATTTATAATTCAAACTTCTCCTCCGGTGATCTTGGTCTAACGTCGGGAATTTATTTTTATAGAATCGTCTGTGGAAATTTCAGTTCAACAAAAAAGATGATACTGATTAAATAG
- a CDS encoding T9SS type A sorting domain-containing protein, whose product MKKICVLLCLFSFLSTSTAQINKSLDLLDNMRAIHIGGNWGRNPVGIAQQPEEYYKFLRDISVNWIAISVGLHISNSMDATVEKVYDNVPVPTFRDSQLKDAIRFFKEHNLNVMLTLAIETQEAEQSNMPVHRWQLGDPNIPGSDPSIKAENWPWSLNHPQHASFTNSWWSSYINEAVYFAKIAEREGVKMFNVGTETDRLFRTRSGGVGSNNFKDYIKVLVDSVRKYFSGFITYDLHFGVLENPGFFGPGSDNLWEDAGFDVVGVSAYFKLVNQQPNRVLGVYELEAGWNNIYTNYLIPLGNRNPGKKIIFLEFGYTDALGSPFNAVADEFVNKVLIDGNGNGKDDGEEQQSNILEAFYKVNDVRNRLICGTFLWGNDISSDIDWGNSFGRMRTTSIRNKQSRYAVAERYIAYTPLPGIPAPAEPANGTQDLPANIELKWQHGSDASLYDIRVSENQDFNRIDYQLQNVVINKAPLNGLLAGKTYFWQVKSKNSKGESGWSQSYTFQTAPAVGITENEMPAETILYQNYPNPFNPSTTIQYRLKETSFVTIKVLDLPGREVAVLVNENCPPGFYQIHFSGSGLASGVYIYTISANGIVQTKKMLLAK is encoded by the coding sequence ATGAAAAAGATATGCGTTCTCCTGTGTCTCTTCTCATTCCTATCCACCTCAACAGCCCAGATCAATAAGTCGCTTGATCTTCTCGATAATATGCGTGCAATTCATATCGGCGGGAACTGGGGCAGAAATCCGGTCGGAATTGCCCAGCAGCCCGAAGAGTATTACAAATTCCTGCGGGATATAAGCGTAAACTGGATTGCCATAAGCGTAGGCCTTCACATAAGCAACAGCATGGATGCAACCGTTGAAAAAGTATACGACAATGTTCCGGTTCCGACTTTTCGCGATTCACAGCTGAAGGATGCGATCCGGTTTTTCAAGGAACACAATCTAAATGTAATGCTGACGCTGGCAATCGAAACGCAGGAGGCCGAGCAGTCAAATATGCCGGTACACCGCTGGCAACTGGGAGACCCCAACATCCCGGGCTCCGATCCAAGCATAAAAGCCGAAAACTGGCCATGGTCTCTTAATCACCCGCAGCACGCATCATTCACCAATTCCTGGTGGAGCAGTTATATAAATGAGGCTGTCTATTTTGCCAAGATAGCCGAACGGGAAGGTGTTAAAATGTTTAATGTTGGAACGGAGACAGACCGTTTATTCAGAACGCGTTCGGGCGGTGTGGGATCAAATAATTTCAAAGATTATATTAAAGTACTTGTCGATTCAGTAAGAAAATATTTTTCGGGATTCATTACATACGACCTTCACTTCGGCGTTCTTGAGAATCCGGGGTTTTTCGGACCCGGATCCGATAATCTTTGGGAGGACGCCGGATTCGACGTTGTTGGAGTAAGCGCATATTTCAAATTGGTCAATCAGCAGCCTAATAGGGTGCTCGGCGTTTATGAGCTGGAGGCAGGCTGGAATAATATTTATACAAACTACCTTATACCTCTAGGAAACAGGAATCCGGGAAAGAAAATTATCTTTCTGGAATTCGGTTATACAGACGCGCTCGGGTCGCCTTTCAATGCTGTTGCCGATGAGTTCGTTAATAAGGTGTTGATTGACGGTAACGGTAATGGAAAAGATGACGGGGAGGAACAGCAATCCAATATCCTCGAAGCGTTTTACAAAGTAAATGACGTGCGGAACCGTTTGATCTGCGGAACATTCCTCTGGGGGAATGATATCTCGAGCGATATCGACTGGGGAAATTCTTTCGGAAGAATGAGAACAACCTCTATAAGGAACAAGCAATCCCGGTATGCCGTTGCAGAGAGATACATTGCATATACTCCTCTGCCGGGAATTCCGGCTCCGGCGGAACCGGCAAACGGAACACAAGATCTGCCGGCTAATATAGAATTGAAATGGCAGCACGGATCGGATGCGTCTTTGTATGATATTCGCGTCTCCGAGAATCAGGATTTTAACAGAATTGATTATCAGCTACAGAATGTTGTAATCAATAAAGCTCCGCTTAACGGATTACTGGCAGGCAAAACATATTTCTGGCAGGTGAAATCCAAAAACTCCAAAGGTGAGAGCGGCTGGTCCCAGTCATATACTTTTCAGACCGCGCCCGCCGTCGGAATAACTGAAAACGAAATGCCCGCCGAAACTATTCTGTATCAGAACTATCCCAATCCTTTTAATCCTTCTACAACTATCCAGTACCGGTTAAAAGAAACATCATTTGTAACAATAAAGGTTTTAGATCTACCCGGCAGGGAAGTAGCGGTCCTGGTTAACGAGAATTGTCCGCCGGGATTTTATCAAATCCATTTTAGCGGAAGCGGATTAGCAAGCGGTGTTTATATCTACACAATTTCCGCAAACGGAATTGTTCAAACAAAGAAGATGCTCTTAGCAAAATAA
- a CDS encoding methyltransferase domain-containing protein, translating to MVLLPGLKQQIRFLIQKSDVKQFQNTLVIGSGSEATALKIAGKFGCGVEIIVQDYESLINSKYLLVNSSGIEVKMMSFDSTDYEANRFDLVYAQASISLTNRNKIVKEIGRILKPGGLLCAGEIVSLVKDVPRFVKDIYDSSDLLPLNIDGIENYYTGRGYSLLGKADLSSSLKEYYSMSRSAFEEISDRLDKGEQSYYKKIINRIKHESNAYLKLGGDKFIGFVALLLKKEKN from the coding sequence TTGGTTTTACTTCCGGGGCTCAAACAGCAGATCCGCTTCCTGATACAAAAATCGGATGTTAAACAATTTCAGAATACTCTTGTTATCGGATCCGGCAGTGAGGCAACCGCATTAAAGATTGCCGGAAAGTTCGGATGCGGCGTTGAAATAATTGTTCAGGATTACGAATCGCTTATCAACTCCAAATACCTTCTCGTCAATTCTTCCGGAATTGAAGTTAAGATGATGAGTTTCGATTCCACGGATTACGAAGCGAACCGGTTCGACCTCGTCTACGCGCAGGCATCGATCTCGCTAACAAACCGGAACAAAATAGTTAAAGAGATTGGAAGGATATTGAAGCCGGGAGGTTTGCTTTGCGCCGGCGAGATAGTATCTCTGGTTAAGGACGTTCCCCGATTCGTAAAAGATATTTACGATTCATCAGACCTTCTCCCGCTTAACATCGACGGTATTGAAAACTACTATACCGGAAGAGGATATTCGCTTTTAGGAAAAGCTGACCTTTCGAGCTCGCTTAAAGAATATTACTCGATGTCGAGATCCGCCTTCGAAGAGATTTCGGACCGGTTAGATAAAGGCGAGCAGAGTTATTACAAGAAGATTATCAACAGAATCAAACACGAATCGAATGCTTACCTTAAACTCGGCGGAGATAAATTTATCGGTTTCGTTGCATTATTATTAAAGAAGGAAAAGAATTGA
- the rlmD gene encoding 23S rRNA (uracil(1939)-C(5))-methyltransferase RlmD translates to MKKGDLLELDITGYAFEGKGVAKIIKEVHTLNEEPKRFVVFVTGSYPGDKVLAQVGKIRKSYAEARIKEIIIPSPFRTNPRCGYFGVCGGCQQQNLKYEQQLQYKEAQVKEIFERIGGITGFEFMPIIPGDREYFYRNKMEYSFARRRWLSEEEIGSMQEIADKEFALGLHIPGMYDKVLDINECFLQSELSNRILNFTRFFFKSRSILVYSTQNHDGFLRNLVIRQSEKTDDLMVNLVTAQENERLFTEYKEELLSQFPEITTVINNINLKKSQVATGDYEIVFHGSGYIHDMIGSWKFRISANSFFQTNTLQAEKLYQTAKEFASFRGNEVVYDLYSGAGTIPIFISGNVKEIYGFESVKPAIDDAKINIGINGIKNFEPILADLNKSFLPVVDQMNLPKPDLIIADPPRSGMNPKTVSDILLLKPDKIVYISCNPATQARDIKLLSEGGYRLERVCPVDMFPHTYHIENVALLKKV, encoded by the coding sequence TTGAAAAAAGGGGATCTGCTTGAACTAGATATAACCGGATATGCTTTTGAAGGGAAGGGCGTTGCAAAGATCATCAAGGAGGTTCACACTCTCAACGAGGAGCCGAAGAGGTTTGTTGTTTTTGTAACCGGTTCATACCCCGGGGATAAAGTGCTTGCCCAGGTTGGAAAGATTAGAAAGTCGTACGCCGAGGCGCGCATTAAAGAAATTATTATTCCTTCGCCGTTCAGAACCAACCCGCGATGCGGATATTTTGGAGTCTGCGGCGGATGCCAGCAGCAGAATTTAAAGTACGAACAGCAGCTTCAATATAAGGAAGCGCAGGTAAAGGAGATATTTGAGAGGATAGGAGGAATAACTGGATTCGAGTTTATGCCGATAATTCCCGGTGACAGGGAATACTTCTACCGCAATAAGATGGAATACTCGTTCGCCCGAAGGAGATGGCTCTCCGAAGAGGAGATCGGTTCGATGCAGGAAATAGCCGATAAAGAATTTGCCCTCGGCCTCCATATACCCGGGATGTACGATAAAGTACTCGATATAAATGAGTGTTTTCTGCAATCGGAGTTGAGTAACCGGATTTTGAATTTTACAAGGTTTTTCTTTAAAAGCCGGTCGATTTTGGTCTATTCTACACAAAATCATGACGGTTTTTTACGAAATCTGGTAATCCGTCAATCAGAGAAAACTGATGATCTAATGGTGAATCTTGTAACCGCACAAGAGAATGAACGATTGTTCACAGAATATAAAGAAGAATTGCTTTCCCAATTCCCCGAGATAACGACGGTAATAAACAATATCAATCTTAAAAAATCCCAGGTGGCCACAGGAGATTACGAGATCGTGTTCCATGGCTCCGGTTATATCCACGATATGATAGGGAGTTGGAAGTTCAGGATAAGTGCCAATTCTTTCTTTCAGACAAACACTTTGCAGGCGGAGAAGCTATACCAGACCGCAAAAGAGTTTGCTTCTTTCCGCGGGAATGAAGTTGTTTATGATCTCTACTCGGGTGCCGGCACAATCCCGATATTCATCTCGGGAAACGTTAAAGAGATCTACGGATTTGAAAGCGTTAAACCGGCGATAGACGATGCCAAGATAAACATCGGCATAAACGGGATTAAAAACTTTGAGCCGATACTGGCGGACCTGAATAAATCTTTCCTTCCGGTTGTAGACCAGATGAATCTTCCGAAACCTGATCTGATAATTGCCGATCCGCCGAGAAGCGGAATGAATCCAAAAACTGTGAGCGACATTCTATTATTAAAACCGGATAAGATCGTTTATATCAGCTGCAATCCCGCAACGCAGGCGCGAGATATTAAACTTTTAAGCGAAGGTGGATATAGACTGGAAAGAGTTTGTCCCGTTGATATGTTTCCGCATACATATCATATAGAAAATGTGGCTCTTCTTAAAAAAGTATGA
- a CDS encoding DUF4252 domain-containing protein produces MKSIKFIVPILLLGIQALFAQQTDIKKEQGFFDFSQLSALKSGEMLTEVYLEEPLLKMVAGMTDDDEEGIGNMIAALKLVRVQEFMVGENDLEKAGKMIESMDSDLLNQKWTRIVKTRSKNSSANVYVKPASEGGFAGLVITALDGKGKASFVNIVGKIDLESVGKLSKQFNLPKVDGK; encoded by the coding sequence ATGAAATCGATCAAATTTATTGTTCCGATACTTTTACTGGGCATACAGGCTCTCTTTGCTCAGCAAACCGATATCAAAAAAGAACAGGGATTCTTCGACTTCAGCCAGCTTTCAGCTCTTAAGAGCGGAGAGATGCTTACCGAAGTATATCTGGAGGAGCCATTACTTAAAATGGTTGCAGGGATGACCGACGACGATGAAGAGGGCATCGGAAATATGATTGCCGCATTGAAATTGGTTCGGGTTCAGGAATTTATGGTCGGCGAAAATGATCTTGAAAAAGCGGGTAAAATGATAGAGTCGATGGACTCCGATCTTCTAAATCAGAAGTGGACCCGTATCGTTAAAACCCGCAGTAAAAACAGTTCCGCAAACGTCTATGTTAAGCCGGCTTCAGAAGGCGGTTTTGCGGGGCTTGTAATAACAGCGCTTGACGGAAAAGGGAAAGCATCATTCGTTAATATCGTCGGGAAAATTGATCTTGAATCAGTTGGAAAACTTTCCAAACAATTCAACCTACCGAAAGTTGACGGGAAATAA
- a CDS encoding RNA polymerase sigma factor, with product MLKQQRYRFLIQQYKNKIYSYSKYMLKNRMDADDVTQEVMIRIWENMDRFNLFAAKTWIMKTTNNLCIDYLRKRAIAFKREYEIDSEFENSFSIDSDSNNPLLSTHVNLMMSKVKESIERLPENLRSIFVLYEINGLKYREISDSLEMPVNTVKVYLMRARKKLQEELKHYETNEVV from the coding sequence ATGCTTAAGCAACAGAGATATCGTTTCCTGATTCAGCAGTATAAAAATAAGATTTATTCCTATTCAAAATATATGCTGAAAAACAGAATGGACGCAGACGACGTAACCCAGGAGGTTATGATCCGGATCTGGGAGAATATGGACCGTTTTAATCTATTTGCCGCAAAGACCTGGATAATGAAGACAACCAATAATCTCTGTATTGATTACCTGCGGAAGAGAGCCATCGCGTTTAAAAGGGAGTATGAAATCGACAGCGAATTTGAGAATAGTTTTTCAATTGATTCGGACTCTAACAATCCGCTTTTGAGTACGCATGTGAATTTAATGATGTCGAAAGTTAAAGAGTCGATTGAACGCTTACCTGAAAACCTTAGGAGCATTTTTGTTCTGTATGAAATAAACGGCCTTAAGTATCGCGAGATAAGCGATTCGCTTGAAATGCCGGTCAATACCGTTAAAGTCTATTTAATGAGAGCAAGAAAAAAATTACAAGAGGAACTGAAGCATTATGAAACGAATGAAGTCGTCTGA
- a CDS encoding VOC family protein — MSDVKNDTGTIGWLDLTVENAVEIKNFYSAVTGWKYEQVSMGDYNDFSMVSPGSGTSVAGICHKRGGNAEIPSQWLIYIIVEDLEKSIDSCNSLGGSVILGPKTSGDYGKYCIIRDPAGAVAALFEKKK, encoded by the coding sequence ATGTCCGACGTAAAAAACGATACAGGCACAATAGGATGGCTCGACCTTACGGTTGAGAATGCCGTTGAAATAAAAAATTTTTATTCGGCAGTCACAGGCTGGAAATACGAACAGGTTTCAATGGGGGATTATAATGACTTCAGTATGGTCAGTCCGGGAAGCGGCACGTCCGTTGCCGGAATCTGCCACAAGAGGGGCGGCAACGCAGAGATCCCCTCGCAATGGTTGATCTATATAATAGTTGAGGACCTTGAAAAGAGTATAGACAGCTGCAATTCTCTAGGGGGATCGGTAATTCTAGGACCGAAGACGAGCGGGGATTACGGAAAATACTGCATTATACGCGATCCCGCCGGTGCGGTTGCGGCCCTGTTCGAAAAGAAGAAGTAG